In Schistocerca americana isolate TAMUIC-IGC-003095 chromosome 7, iqSchAmer2.1, whole genome shotgun sequence, a single genomic region encodes these proteins:
- the LOC124622698 gene encoding piggyBac transposable element-derived protein 4-like has translation MYVVTHNVIFFLEDEIDDSLSSDEDENDVEGVASNPAAVPYPKDSEWTAVDTYRPLPVNTTPRQILVDIDESSSVLDCSKVFLTDSDVNELKRQTNLYASQTIQKKRRGNNLKPHSVLSSWKPVTISEMRRFLGIIFHMCVSKKPKIADHWSTNPVLSCNFCPHVMSRLRFTQILSCLHLVDNSNQKKPGEDGFHPLYKVLPYYNNLKERCIQAYRPSEKVTIDEGICPFRGRVSFRVYMQNKPHKYGLKVYAVAEASSGYVVNFEVYAGKHIVDNSSSAVILRLLSDSSLLNKGHTVYLDRFYSSPELFQQLAEKGTGAVGTVNKSRKGLPKDLVSAKLKKGEMSFRRKDNVLAMKWKDKRDVYTLSTRHQATFGTHTKRNGSVVLKPLQVLDYNLNKIGVDIGDQRLQYNPFQHRTVKWWRKLYFHLLLMGVSNAFWLYNAVHRKKITITDFITVLAVQLVEDDTLEFIPRNEGTVGRLTKRHFLQHIPATTKKYAARVCHVCSSRSKKQSGKASRKETRYECEQCGVALCLEPCFKIFHTKKQYDSV, from the coding sequence atgtatgtagttacacataatgtgatattctttttagaagacgagattgatgacagtttgtcttcagatgaagacgagaatgatgttgaaggtgttgcttcaaatccagcagctgtgccgtatccgaaagacagtgagtggactgcagttgacacctaccgacctctgcctgtcaacacgacacccaggcagatactagtggatattgatgagtcgagttctgtactggattgcagtaaagtgttccttactgacagtgacgtaaatgaactcaagagacagacaaatttgtatgcatcacagacaatacagaagaaaagaagaggaaataatctgaagccccattcagttttgagttcgtggaagccagtgactataagtgagatgaggcgtttcttgggtattattttccacatgtgtgtttcgaaaaagccaaaaattgcggaccattggagcactaatcctgttcttagttgtaacttttgtccccatgtcatgagccgtttgcgtttcactcagatactgtcatgcttgcatcttgttgacaattcaaatcagaaaaaaccaggcgaagatggatttcatccactttacaaagttttgccatattataataatttgaaggagcgatgtatccaggcatatcgtccctcagaaaaagtgacaattgatgaaggaatttgcccatttcgaggtcgtgtgagtttccgtgtttacatgcaaaataagcctcataagtatggactgaaagtatatgctgttgctgaagccagtagtggctatgttgtaaattttgaagtttatgctggtaagcatattgttgacaattcttcgtctgcggttattttgcgattgttgtctgacagcagcttgctgaacaaaggccacactgtgtatttagatcgattttattccagtccagagctatttcagcaactggcagagaaaggcactggagctgttggtactgtgaacaaatccaggaaaggattgcctaaagatttagtatctgctaagctgaaaaagggcgaaatgtcttttcggcgtaaagataatgtattggcaatgaagtggaaagataagagagatgtgtatacattgtctacaaggcatcaagcaacatttggtacgcatactaagagaaatgggtctgtagtattgaaaccacttcaggtacttgattacaacctcaataaaattggagtggatattggagaccaacgcctgcagtacaatccgttccagcacagaactgtgaaatggtggcgaaaattatatttccatttgctgcttatgggagtatcaaatgcattttggctgtacaatgcagtgcacaggaagaaaattacaataacagactttataacagtgcttgcagttcagcttgttgaagacgacacacttgaattcattccaagaaatgaaggaactgtaggtcggctaacaaagagacattttttgcagcacatacctgcaactactaagaagtatgctgctcgtgtgtgtcacgtgtgcagttccaggagcaagaaacagagtggcaaggcttctcgcaaagagacacgatacgaatgtgaacagtgtggcgttgcactctgcctggaaccttgctttaaaattttccacactaaaaaacaatatgattctgtgtga